A stretch of DNA from Ranitomeya variabilis isolate aRanVar5 chromosome 1, aRanVar5.hap1, whole genome shotgun sequence:
ccgctgcccaccaggaccgcagccgctgcccaccaggaccgcagccgctgcccaccaggaccgcagccgctgcccaccaggaccacagctaagaagttttagaagtaagttttgaagacccccaatctgctacttcaatgtgtcgagcagattgcaagtgtctctttaacttacagaaacaccaggaccacagccgctgcccaccaggaccacagccgcttcccaccaggaccacagccgctgcccactaggaccacagctaagaagttttagaagtaagttttgaagacccccaatctgctacttcaatgtgtcgagcagattgcaagtgtctctttaacttacagaaacaccaggaccacagccgctgcccaccaggaccacagccgctgcccaccaggaccacagccgcttcccaccaggaccacagccgctgcccactaggaccacagctaagaagttttagaagtaagttttgaagacccccaatctgctacttcaatgtgttgagcagattgcaagtgtctctttaacttacagaaacaccaggaccacagccgctgcccaccaggaccgcagccgctgcccaccaggaccgcagccgctgcccaccaggaccccagccgctgcccaccaggaccacagccgctgcccaccaggaccacagccgctgcccaccaggaccacagccgctgcccaccaggaccacagccgctgcccaccaggaccacaaaacaatgtcctcttctgacagccctcctccacagcaacagcgtgtatcggtaagttaacacaaaaaatgggtttattttttttcgctttttaaaattacattttgatgtctaaccacatgcataaattatgtttcaacaggaagctgaatcagatgaggagctgtcagaagggggtgagatgggtggagagatgcaagtggaggaggaaccaagtgtaagtagtggtgaaacagttgcttcccacatcacactgcaccatacacaaaactgattactaaacacctgcctaccttaactgagaatttgtttactttatttcaggctgttgctgctgctgccgctgaaggctctcccagacagtcccagagtcggcggactcgtcgccgcggtcgtccatcagtgagtttttttttggggggagggggattctattggtactttagtatttcagtgtgctaatttgtttgttttccttttttttttgacacatgcttcacagcgtgctcccgcagaagaggatgatgatgatgacattgacatcgattgtctcatcgatgaggttcgcgagcgggagccgctgtggaacatggctgaccgcaggcatgctgataccggtgtaacccgtcggctctgggacgaagtgtgtcgcaacctgtttccaaggcgggagagccttcatcctcagcagcagagcaaactaggtaagtattcactttccagtgatgttttgagatgactgtaatgtattgcatttaccaattttttgttttatctattgattcttgtcttcacagttggaaaggttaggaagcggtggcggtcactgagggatcgctttaagagggaattcaacgatgagatgaaggccccgagtggctctgcaggaaggaagaggagcaaatacaaatatggccaggccctctccttcctgaggcgaaccatgctgagcagagtgtaagtattctacagcccactaataaccatgttaacctgtctacttagtttgctttcagtcagggctttttcattccaatgtattaatttcttttgttttttctttcacagcaccttctccagccaccgggcgcctgcatcttcctctgcgccctctggagcgatccctcctgagtccgccactgagggccacgtcggtaggccccacacctctgtcccctcctctgacccctctgtcccctcctctgacacctctgtcccctccacttcatccgccccaagcagtggagcattattgcaggcttcattgctcgcatctgatgctgaacagttagcgttccctttaccccacccctctgatcctgccacctcgacaccaccattaggttcgtggcggcagcgacagaggggtcaggaaaggagctatgctcctgagttcttacacctgaatgcatccttccaaggctctttcaaaattttgggagagcaagtgactgctggtttcaacatggtgcagtcacgcatcagtgaaacaagccgtgaaaccagcagtcgcttggataggctgcattcagctgtaagtcccgatccggccaatctttttttccaatccatgctcatgagcatggagaagctttcttttgagcaacagatgcgggtaatgaatacctgccataatgctgcactgcaggccattaatgaatctacccacacacctccccacacctccactccaattccaccccaggccccatttccacaccataccccccattaccaaacccagccccaataccaacaccagcaccattaccaaacccagctccaatccccacaccagcaccattaccaaaccccacgccagccccattacccaacccagtcccactaccctacccagtcacaatacccgacccagtccccacaacaatcccggcccccagaccaaattacttccccaatgttttctttactcaacttttctcttccccctaccccaacaccacccccctctggtcagcctcttggtttaacccccccttccactgcaccccaaacaagtagggtttccccacctatcgacgtggtccaaccttcctgcccctcctcctctcatatctccacccaaaactttgaagacttgtaaataattttttaaaatgtttatgtCAAAAACATTTTGCaatgttttccacaaaaaaaaattggaaaataaaaaaaaactttttttttggcaaaaaaaacaaaaaaaaaagagttaaaataaaattctgattattattgtactctttgtgtgtgtgtggatttattaaggtaatataataaaaaaggtttaataaaaacaaacaccagacatgttaaaggtataacataatggttttactagcaagaaaaccacgctttttggccttttttttgggggggggcagaaacacattttttacataaacaaaacacatgggaaacaggttacacatgggaaacaggttacacaatcatgtcttgccacgggatccgcccgacaggtgagacaaaataatcggcaaactggtccctcatccttgtaactgaacttgtagagcgaaccgagctgctgcggtagtcccacgaggtggtctccaaatcttcatcatccaaggaaacgggctcctttgaaaggacaaagttgtggagcaccacacaggctttaactacctcgtctatagttgttgttttcagcttgatagccgtcagcagaactcgccacttcgccgtcaatatgccaaaggaacactccactactcttcgtgctctagtaagcctgtaattaaagacccgcttggtatggtttaagttccggctactgtacagtttcagtaggtgcggcgacagttgaaaggcttcatcacctacaaaaacatattccagggctgggtcatttgttcctggcagtggtctggctggcggtaaatcgtagctctctccataaaggcaacgacccatcggagagtttttaagaacttgcgaatcgttggaccgtccatatgctccgatgtccacggcaaggaacctgcagttggcatctgcaatagccataaggacgatggagaaatacttcttataattataatactccgatcctgttcctgacggtttcgcaatccttatatgttttccgtcaactgcacccacacaattagggaaattgcaaatttgctgaaactcttcagcacttcgcaaccagatttccatggatggttgggggatatactctggttgcaaagtggtccaaacagcccttcactattccagagatagttgaaatgcccagcctgaactgataatggagcgaagtcatagattcacccgtagctaggaaactttaaaaaaaaaagttagaaaaaattgcacagaccaacaagttttaatatggcactgttaattttttttaaggacgggacacccaataaaaccagcatgaaaccggtgtaaaaaaacagtggaatgtccgccaagaaaacccaaattacatgctgcagaaaatagtgcgcaatatgtcagcgcagtattgtctgcagcatgtaatataacattcaaaatgaccaatgacagaaaaaaaagcagttgcatgtcatcaaacccaaaaaaacaaaaaaaaaaactgcagaaaatgcaacgcaaaatttcagcgcagtattttctgcagtctgttatctaacattcaatatcagcaatgacatttaaataaagcagttgaatgtccgccaagaaaaccaaaattacatgctgcagaaaatagtgcgcaatatgtcagcgcagtattgtctgcagcatgtaatataacattcaatatcagcaatgaaataaaaaaaagaggcttaccgcagggtcaccatcagccgctccgccggtgtgatggcaagcctcatccttgtatcctgtcttcggatgacatcctccagttttgcaagcaaaaaatcgaaatgttcaatcctcatccgcacgtagttgtggaatttgtgtggattgtgccgcaactccaggtacagagtggactggacaccccgggtcatccgtagttcattaatcggatgaatccacagtcgtctccgtctccgttgctgcagaagcatcctacgcctttccgctgccgcctccttctcccgcactatgatatccaggcgatttgtctcaaagataacgtcggtaaccaaactagcaatcctcccaagaacaccttccatcgctgccacaaaactaaaacccacaaagatgggctgtaaatacagtattatatagtttttcaaattttccagtagccaatcaaatttgggagcctcccattttaaaaacggatccgtcggaaaaacggatacaacggatggtaaaacgtatgcaacgtatgcaacgcatccagtattttcgacggaaacgtttagcggatttgcgacgtatccgtcgaaatgctggatgtgtggcatacgtttgtcaccgtttttcacttttttgacgcatccgttttttcggcaaaaaaacggatttgcgacattatgcagttaacgctagtgtgaaactagcctaagccaaaaccaggagtaggtgaagaatacagaagtggagcacgtTTCTATTACATTTTCTTCAGATTTTTCCACTGCTAATTTTGGCCtgcaaaaactgatgtaaaatactgaacaaatactgaatgtgtgaacgtggcctttagCTGTGTCTGGTATTTCATATAAAGGCCGGAGCCACACCAGCATATAATACAgatgagtgctatgcaagaaaacatcgcatagcactcggacgagTCTTAATCTATGCggaagctcacatcaccattttttttatcGGGCGTATTCTACGTgttagtgaaatcgcagcatgctgcgattttacgagTATATCGTCTGAGTTTCGgcgatgcaagtctatgggtgcgagaaaaaaatcggacaatACATTGATAATCATTGTGACTTGGAAGAAACACAcatacattttcctcatttcagccctttGAACCATTAAATTTCTTGGAGAAAAGCAGtgtgaaatgtaaagccatacgcatgtcatacggatgccaaacggatgtcatatggatgcatAGGTGCAAGACAATTGCATCATTgctttgcaaacgcattacacatggatgaccatacagagaacaaTCGTGTCACTCTCGACTGAGAGAAACCGATTTTTCATTcgttaagtgtgactccggccaaatGTAGACAAGCTGCAAAAACATATGCAGCCTATGAACAACATTTTTGGGGAATACAGATGAGAGAAAATATTCTAGTGGAGTTGAATTCTACCCAAATATTGCAAAGATCTGCATTTGCCCAAATGAAATTTGTTTTTTGCAATTTGCTTCTGTGCAGTTTTGCCGGTGGCCAACATTTTTTTGACTCGTAAATGTCCATCAAAAGGTTAACAAAAATTTTAAAAGGCGTATATAAGTATGtttgtattttttacatattaAATTTAATATGCTCTGGAGTTCACGTTGCATGCATGCCACTCAGGATATGAGGGTGATACAAAGGATTCAGAGTTCTTGTTGGAATCCTAGGCAAATCTTACTCAGGGCAACCATTAATTATAATTCTTTACAGTAGAGGAGAGGTAACGGTttacaagtagagatgagcgaacctctcAAGGTTTCTTTTCAGTTCGATTTGCCAAACATGTTTGATGAACAGTTTGACAAACGTACCCGAAAGCCAGTAGATTCAATGGGAGGACAAGCCAAACATTTACACAATACCTTAAGggatgacaaaaagcttcccaaacatatAAAATTAGGAGTAGACACCATGAAAACTGGCatccagggtctggcccagcatttacagcatggaattgaagtttcaagaggacctggtggttaagagagcagtgtaagccttctttgttgggagacctgatacctcatgcaacaccttacagttttttattattccagccacactcaaatggtccaaacatcagtttcatagactactattagtagaaaaatgtaagaatagtaacacaggtagctgaCTTATCAATTggcccacagtagaaccttttataatggcacaaaAACAATCAGTCATAGccaatgcatgaggtatcagggtctgggctagcatttacagcttggaattgaagttttaatgaggacctggtggttaaggaagtggtgtaagccttcttagctgggagcccagatatctcatgcaacagctcaatattTTTAGTTTCTCAAGCCACAGTCAGGTGgcataaacatcagtttcatagactactattggaagaaaatgtaaggatagtaacacaggtaggtgactgatcaattgacccacattaGAAATTTTTATAATAGCACATTAGCAGTCAGCAATAGGCCATGCATGTGGTGTCAGTGTATGGGCCAGCATTTAGAACtttaaattgaagtttcaattaagacgaggTGGCTAAGGGAGCGTTGTATGCCTTCTTATCTGGGAAACCACACTCAGattgcacaaacatcagtttcatacagtaatattggtagaaaaacttaacgaaagtaacacaggtaggtgactgaaagtaagtgcagacctgcctgtctgggagccttaCTTACACAGGCACCGAACCAAATGGAGACCCAACATGGACTCTCCACATTTAAAGAAATAATTATCACACAgccctaaagtggcatcaatttccaccaagtagaaacagtataataggcctctgacacaccttctactacaggcaacccatcaaATGGAAACCCAActtagagtctccacatttcaaaacaataattgtcacacagcactaaagtggaatcaatttccacagactagaaacagtataatagtccTCTGACACATCTTCTCcttcaggcaacccaccagatggagacccacatTGGAgtcccaaatttaaaaaaaaatgttatacagtgctaaagtggcatcaatttccacagagtagaaacagtataataaacATCTGACACAACTTCCACCAAAGGCAACCCATGagatggaaacccaacttggagtctcctcaTTTCAAAAATTGTCACtcgccactaaagtggcatcaatgtccacagagtagaaacagtataataggcccctatcatgctttctactacaggaataccaacagatggagacccaacttggagtgtaaaaattttaaaaatattgtttgcaacatcagcagcagtaaaaacagcaggcacagaagacaccacaaagatggcatggactgcaataacgcaagatcaatacatgacaccaAAGACAACACCATGGCCTAGTTTGTCCAATCTGTGActgaggtgcaaaagtcattggagatccatggcttgttcattttggtgattgttaggCAGTTTATACTTTCATCAGACAGCCAGATGCTCTTATctgtcaggactagtgatgagcgagtttgcttgttgctcgggttttcccgagcactcttgggtgatctccgagtatttgttcgtgctcggagatttagtttttgtcacctcagctgcatgatttacagctgctagacaggctgaatacatgtggaaattccctaacaaacaggcattcctcacatgttttCAGccagtctagcagccataaatcatgcagctgtggcagcgaaaactaaatctctgagcactaacatatactcggagaccactcgagcgtgctagggaaaacgatgcaatgagtatactcactcatcactagttaggacaaCACCAGCAGTACCAAAGACATATTCTTAGAAAACGCtagctgccaggcatgacaaaatcTCCTCTGACAGGCGAGCTCAcgtcactcttccatttttgaagactaaATTTCAAAAGGGTCCAAATCCTCCCTGATGGAAATGATATTGagttccagatactcctgcacaatcctcttgttcacaacgtgtcagacttgtgcTCTGTTCTGCTGGtacatgggctggtctaaaaaatgttaaacaactcacacaaattgcttatgccacttacactgctgctaatgtttcaGCGATGACACCTTGACTTTCCCGGGGTAGGACGTCTAGAACTGGGTTGCACTCTGCATTCTTCACTGCTGtcctggggaaaaccactcttaagattgtctacaagagtattgtctaaatttactcttgtaccatggatctaaatgagtggcaacccagtagtcagcactacatCTAACCCTAAGAACATGGGcatcgtgttgaagatagtgcagcaagaaggcactcatgtgtccaaACACATGTTGTGTTGGTGATGGAGTAActttcaaggttgcttcctccgtcccctcccaccaaccacagacaacagagggtAGATCATTgtcctcttcatctcctaactgttgtacatccatcaccttttcctcctccttttattcctcggctcctgcactgtCACTAATAGTTTGCCTGGAACCATGAGCCCCCTTGATTGCTGTATGCTACCCTCCCATGGCACTCACCTGTGTGAGGACAGTCTGGAAATTGGAGATATTGCTATCCAtttcacatcctcctctgcttccacctcttcctttgGGACCATCTCTTCCTCTCGCAGACTATTCAACGTATgcaccagcatgtaaatgaccataAAAGTGATGCTTTTGACAGCACTGTAAGCAGCAGAaccaaccatcttagtagccatttcaagacTGTGCAGGTGGTTGCAAAGGTCATTCAGTTGTACCCACTCT
This window harbors:
- the LOC143777491 gene encoding uncharacterized protein LOC143777491 yields the protein MADRRHADTGVTRRLWDEVCRNLFPRRESLHPQQQSKLVGKVRKRWRSLRDRFKREFNDEMKAPSGSAGRKRSKYKYGQALSFLRRTMLSRVTFSSHRAPASSSAPSGAIPPESATEGHVGRPHTSVPSSDPSVPSSDTSVPSTSSAPSSGALLQASLLASDAEQLAFPLPHPSDPATSTPPLGSWRQRQRGQERSYAPEFLHLNASFQGSFKILGEQVTAGFNMVQSRISETSRETSSRLDRLHSAVSPDPANLFFQSMLMSMEKLSFEQQMRVMNTCHNAALQAINESTHTPPHTSTPIPPQAPFPHHTPHYQTQPQYQHQHHYQTQLQSPHQHHYQTPRQPHYPTQSHYPTQSQYPTQSPQQSRPPDQITSPMFSLLNFSLPPTPTPPPSGQPLGLTPPSTAPQTSRVSPPIDVVQPSCPSSSHISTQNFEDL